A region from the Methylocella sp. genome encodes:
- a CDS encoding carboxylesterase family protein, with amino-acid sequence MSKLSELWRYMRISALLSLGAGAALVPMAAHAANAPKVETQEGPVKGFIKDGVAEFLGIPYAEPPVGNLRWKPSQKHAVWTKVLDATAFGPTCAQITTLGVFAGPANNNEDCLYLNVFTPDVDPAAKEKLPVIFWIHGGGNVDGESSDYDGSKLAAQGHVVVVTINYRLNLMGFLAHPALDAEGHHFGNYGILDQQLALKWVKRNIGEFGGDKNNVTVGGQSAGAEDTGINMVSPLAAGLFERAICESFCPSTVPTLATAEAAGTAFAIAAGCGGGSDPATAKCLRSLPAAKIEELAGTASAQSAFITGPLLDGVVIPVQPMTAFTNGAFNHVPLMNGNVEDEENFTLAITEFFSGPPRTPPTSEQYTNFVNTSFGANAKAVLNRYPLDAFASPQLAWDAVGTDPGLCAQRKIDQVLAPQIPVYAYEFDERTAPFYFPKMPGFVSLAYHTSDIQYLFPLWHGGPLGTPHELNNKQENLSNQLVAAWTNFARTGNPNGQGNAPWPVYVANKPDKPAWFSENIPVSSTFTDAQFSANHKCDFWNSL; translated from the coding sequence ATGTCCAAGCTTTCAGAGCTATGGCGATATATGCGCATCAGCGCTTTGCTTTCCTTAGGGGCCGGCGCGGCATTGGTGCCAATGGCGGCGCACGCAGCCAACGCTCCCAAGGTTGAAACGCAGGAAGGTCCAGTCAAAGGATTCATCAAGGATGGCGTCGCCGAATTCCTCGGCATTCCTTACGCAGAGCCGCCGGTCGGCAATCTGCGCTGGAAGCCGTCGCAAAAGCATGCAGTCTGGACGAAAGTGCTGGATGCGACGGCCTTCGGCCCGACTTGCGCTCAGATCACGACGCTCGGCGTGTTTGCAGGCCCAGCTAACAACAACGAAGACTGTTTATACCTGAACGTCTTCACGCCCGACGTCGATCCAGCGGCGAAAGAGAAGCTTCCGGTGATTTTCTGGATTCACGGCGGCGGCAATGTCGACGGCGAGAGCAGCGACTACGACGGCTCCAAACTGGCGGCGCAAGGCCATGTGGTTGTCGTCACCATCAACTACCGCCTGAACCTTATGGGCTTCCTTGCCCATCCCGCGTTGGACGCCGAAGGCCATCACTTCGGCAACTACGGCATTCTCGACCAGCAGTTGGCGCTCAAATGGGTGAAGCGGAATATCGGCGAGTTCGGCGGCGACAAAAACAACGTTACCGTCGGCGGCCAATCGGCGGGCGCGGAGGACACCGGCATCAACATGGTCTCGCCGCTAGCTGCGGGCCTGTTCGAGCGGGCGATCTGCGAAAGTTTCTGCCCCAGCACAGTGCCGACGTTGGCGACTGCTGAGGCGGCCGGCACGGCCTTCGCCATCGCTGCAGGTTGCGGCGGCGGCTCGGATCCCGCCACCGCCAAATGTCTGCGCAGCCTGCCGGCGGCGAAGATAGAGGAGCTCGCAGGAACGGCTAGCGCCCAAAGCGCTTTCATAACCGGACCGCTCCTTGATGGCGTCGTCATCCCGGTTCAGCCGATGACGGCTTTTACAAATGGCGCTTTCAACCATGTGCCCCTGATGAATGGGAATGTGGAGGATGAAGAAAACTTCACGCTCGCCATTACGGAGTTCTTCTCCGGGCCGCCTCGCACGCCGCCAACTTCGGAGCAATACACCAACTTCGTCAATACAAGCTTCGGGGCCAATGCCAAGGCGGTCCTCAACCGCTACCCCTTGGACGCTTTTGCGAGCCCCCAATTGGCTTGGGATGCTGTCGGGACCGACCCTGGACTATGCGCCCAGCGGAAAATCGATCAAGTTCTGGCCCCTCAAATACCGGTCTATGCTTATGAATTCGATGAGCGAACCGCTCCGTTCTATTTCCCGAAAATGCCTGGGTTCGTTTCCCTCGCCTACCACACGAGCGATATCCAATATCTGTTCCCGCTTTGGCATGGCGGCCCGCTCGGCACTCCGCATGAGCTCAACAACAAGCAGGAGAATCTCTCGAATCAGCTAGTGGCGGCTTGGACGAACTTTGCTCGGACGGGAAACCCGAACGGGCAGGGCAATGCCCCATGGCCGGTCTATGTCGCCAACAAACCAGATAAGCCTGCATGGTTCTCCGAGAACATCCCGGTCTCATCTACTTTCACCGACGCGCAATTCTCAGCCAATCATAAGTGCGACTTCTGGAACTCGCTTTAA